Proteins from one Planctomyces sp. SH-PL62 genomic window:
- a CDS encoding carbon-nitrogen hydrolase family protein: MDPRTSGESAPCRRERWGRRPRWVLLVLLLATSASLRPARAAGDDLVVSVYQGVCREGDFAANLATARTVVEEAHARGSHFVALPECFLSGYESVEAVQRGARPLDDPELAGFIEESASHEMVVLVGLARKAKDGLYNSVLVIARGRLLGVYDKVMLTGGDREVLGFKPGTAVPVFSAHGVRFAAIICHDSSFPHAAMVARLQGATLLFSPHNNEIGAEVADGHRLAVRNCHVGLASQLKMVVARANIVKSDREGRIGYGDSFVLSPQGTPIAEAGLFRTELVTARVARSLLETPSAWADDGEVPAWLRTQLAQMLTEFRRPPGDAALKTWLENMIVHHRFAPREVSAATGLTIQEVRDASRRLGLEGAKPEPRRPEEPLLVLPYPGGRHPRIGFLDGAVMPQRETKLSVFTPWDDASYVVVDVPEAVFSNLGLIYLAHTHVPMIWDAKGVALPRLEWRRDEDGSFHGERTLPNGIAFGADVAPSPSGVRMGLWLRNGTDERLTGLRVQNCVMLAGARGFAAQTNANKVFRAPYAAARSQDGRRWVVTAWEPNQRCWGNPDCPCLHSDPQFPDCEPGETVRLRGWLSFYEGDDLDGELERIDQSGWRE; encoded by the coding sequence ATGGATCCGAGAACGTCGGGCGAATCCGCGCCGTGTCGCCGGGAACGGTGGGGCCGCCGTCCCCGGTGGGTCTTGCTGGTCCTGCTCCTCGCGACCTCGGCGTCGCTCCGGCCCGCCCGGGCGGCGGGCGACGATCTCGTGGTCTCCGTCTATCAAGGGGTCTGCCGGGAGGGGGACTTCGCCGCGAACCTCGCCACGGCGCGAACGGTGGTCGAGGAGGCCCACGCCCGAGGCAGCCATTTCGTGGCCCTCCCGGAGTGCTTCCTGTCCGGGTACGAGAGCGTCGAGGCGGTGCAGCGCGGCGCGCGGCCGCTCGACGATCCGGAACTCGCCGGCTTCATCGAGGAGTCGGCTTCGCACGAGATGGTCGTGCTGGTCGGCCTGGCCCGGAAGGCGAAGGATGGGCTGTATAACAGCGTCCTCGTGATCGCTCGCGGCCGACTCCTGGGCGTCTACGACAAGGTGATGCTCACCGGCGGCGATCGCGAAGTCCTGGGCTTCAAGCCGGGGACCGCCGTCCCGGTCTTCTCGGCTCACGGGGTCCGATTCGCCGCGATCATCTGCCACGACAGCTCGTTCCCGCACGCCGCGATGGTCGCGAGGCTCCAGGGGGCGACGCTGCTCTTCTCCCCCCACAACAACGAGATCGGCGCGGAGGTCGCCGACGGCCACCGGCTCGCCGTCCGGAACTGTCACGTCGGCCTGGCTTCCCAGCTCAAAATGGTCGTCGCCCGGGCGAACATCGTGAAGTCCGATCGGGAGGGGCGGATCGGCTACGGCGACAGCTTCGTCCTCAGCCCGCAGGGGACGCCGATCGCCGAGGCCGGTCTCTTCAGGACCGAGCTGGTCACCGCCCGCGTCGCCCGTTCGCTGCTCGAAACGCCGTCGGCCTGGGCCGACGACGGCGAGGTCCCCGCGTGGCTGAGGACCCAGCTCGCGCAGATGCTCACCGAGTTTCGCAGACCGCCCGGCGACGCCGCCCTGAAGACCTGGCTGGAGAACATGATCGTCCACCATCGCTTCGCCCCTCGGGAGGTCTCCGCCGCCACCGGCCTTACGATCCAGGAAGTCCGCGACGCCTCGCGACGGCTGGGTCTCGAGGGCGCGAAGCCTGAGCCGCGAAGGCCCGAGGAGCCCTTGCTCGTCCTGCCGTATCCCGGGGGCCGACATCCTCGGATCGGCTTCCTGGACGGCGCCGTCATGCCCCAGCGCGAGACGAAGCTGAGCGTGTTCACCCCCTGGGACGACGCGAGCTACGTCGTCGTCGACGTCCCCGAAGCCGTCTTCTCGAACCTGGGCCTGATCTACCTCGCGCACACCCACGTCCCCATGATCTGGGACGCGAAGGGGGTCGCGCTCCCGCGCCTGGAGTGGCGGCGGGACGAGGACGGCTCGTTCCACGGCGAGCGGACGCTCCCCAACGGCATCGCCTTCGGCGCCGACGTCGCGCCCTCGCCGAGCGGCGTCCGAATGGGGCTCTGGCTCCGCAACGGGACCGACGAGCGTCTGACCGGCCTCCGCGTCCAGAACTGCGTCATGCTGGCCGGCGCCCGGGGCTTCGCCGCTCAGACGAACGCGAACAAGGTCTTCCGGGCCCCCTACGCCGCCGCCCGATCCCAGGACGGTCGCCGATGGGTCGTCACCGCCTGGGAGCCCAACCAGCGATGCTGGGGGAACCCGGATTGCCCCTGCCTGCATTCGGATCCCCAATTCCCGGACTGCGAGCCCGGCGAGACCGTCCGACTCCGGGGCTGGCTCTCCTTCTACGAGGGCGACGACCTCGACGGCGAGCTCGAACGCATCGACCAGTCCGGATGGCGGGAATAA
- a CDS encoding caspase family protein — protein MASRNAAGRWIVPLALAATILGSGGLSARGQEGPEPGPASIAGATEERLLISVEYRPEGGMKVVAVDPQSPTLQLKPARDPSQTAMLIAGDVITHVNGVEIDSPFTYARALARTPGRAVLTIIDRASGTTEDWLAETVPVQQRLGLFVTFRPEGGALVQSVTPESPARVLRSASNPNFVAAIVPGDVITHVNDQAVASPDSYSRALNSTPGSVTLRIIDGASGQVGDWVSQTLAVRVPREGTGARRSAYVLLVGLTNDPNIGASIKASLEYLEPIFKNEVAEERLRLSVIQGDECTAANLLARVRDVPCGPDDTFLVYYLGHGAHAPTADPRDPSQGHFFSMPGGDLYRITLADAIRDKPGRLKILFSDTCNVQATPVSPARAVSEVALRRIVGLTPLEKLLFNHRGSLDVSASSRGQYSWFSLPFGGWFTYNFANLIARFEAWPPFLGTLSARTDEFYQTKRDAILRNPGATRPDVLASLTNQAQLVPAVFVDDLLDDVAAADANDQRVREIPEVVVRFIE, from the coding sequence ATGGCCAGCCGAAACGCCGCAGGCAGGTGGATCGTTCCTCTCGCTCTCGCCGCGACGATCCTCGGTTCCGGGGGCCTCTCGGCGAGGGGGCAGGAGGGGCCCGAGCCGGGGCCCGCGTCGATCGCGGGCGCGACCGAGGAACGGCTGCTCATCTCAGTGGAGTACCGCCCCGAGGGGGGGATGAAGGTCGTGGCGGTCGATCCGCAGAGCCCGACCCTCCAGCTCAAGCCGGCGCGAGATCCGAGCCAGACCGCGATGCTGATCGCGGGCGACGTCATCACCCACGTCAACGGCGTCGAGATCGATTCACCGTTCACTTACGCCCGCGCGCTCGCTCGTACGCCGGGCCGGGCCGTGCTGACGATCATCGACCGGGCGTCCGGCACCACCGAGGACTGGCTCGCCGAGACCGTCCCCGTCCAGCAACGCCTCGGCCTCTTCGTGACGTTCCGGCCCGAGGGGGGAGCCCTCGTTCAGAGCGTAACCCCCGAGAGTCCGGCGAGGGTCCTGCGATCCGCATCGAACCCGAACTTCGTGGCGGCCATCGTCCCGGGCGACGTCATCACCCACGTCAACGACCAGGCGGTGGCCTCGCCGGATAGCTATTCGAGGGCGTTGAACAGCACGCCGGGGTCGGTCACGCTCCGCATCATCGACGGCGCGTCGGGCCAGGTCGGCGACTGGGTCAGCCAGACGCTGGCGGTGCGCGTGCCGAGGGAGGGGACCGGGGCGCGTCGGAGCGCCTACGTCCTCCTGGTCGGACTCACGAACGACCCGAACATCGGCGCGAGCATCAAGGCGAGCCTCGAATACCTTGAGCCGATCTTCAAGAACGAAGTCGCCGAGGAGCGGCTCCGCCTCTCGGTCATCCAGGGGGACGAGTGCACCGCGGCCAACCTGCTCGCCCGCGTGCGGGACGTCCCTTGCGGCCCCGACGATACGTTCCTCGTCTACTACCTCGGCCACGGCGCCCACGCGCCGACCGCCGACCCGCGCGATCCCTCGCAGGGGCATTTCTTCTCGATGCCCGGCGGCGACCTCTACCGGATCACGCTGGCGGACGCGATCCGCGACAAGCCCGGGCGGCTGAAGATCCTGTTCAGCGACACCTGCAACGTCCAGGCGACGCCCGTCTCCCCGGCCCGCGCCGTCAGCGAGGTCGCCCTCCGCCGGATCGTCGGCCTGACGCCGCTGGAAAAGCTCCTCTTCAACCATCGCGGGTCGCTCGACGTGAGCGCCTCGTCCCGAGGCCAGTACAGTTGGTTCAGCCTCCCCTTCGGCGGCTGGTTCACGTACAACTTCGCGAACCTGATCGCCCGCTTCGAAGCGTGGCCGCCGTTCCTCGGGACCCTGTCCGCACGGACTGACGAGTTCTACCAAACGAAGCGGGATGCAATTCTGAGAAATCCGGGAGCCACGCGCCCCGACGTACTCGCCTCCTTGACCAACCAGGCTCAGCTCGTCCCGGCCGTTTTCGTGGACGATCTCCTCGACGACGTGGCGGCGGCGGACGCGAACGATCAGCGAGTCCGGGAGATTCCCGAGGTCGTCGTCAGGTTCATCGAGTGA
- a CDS encoding alkaline phosphatase family protein — translation MKILVIGLDAAAPEILLGDDRLATIRSLMEVGCYGRLESVVPPASEPAWMCLATGQDPGSLGVYGSRNRTDRSYKAPGSIDARSIQAPAIWDRVAESGGRSILVGVPPDHPPRPVNGIAVGGLFTPDATEGAYTHPPELAATIEKLVGTYPVDAGGLRSDDEAALRDQILDASRKQFALVRHLIENEPWDYFQLVETGLDRIQRAFWRHHDPEHVLHTPDSPFADVVRDYYLHLDGELATVLDLLTEDTLVLVVSAHGARRPDGGFRLDEWLVREGLLALKPDPEQATPAADLDVDWGRTRAWSEAGDSAAVFLNVKGREPEGTIDPADYESFHDELKARLEAVAGPDGEPLGALVFKPEEVYQTVRNVAPDLIVDFGGLDGCNPAQHGAFILASPQLPPFGEIEGARLLDVAPTLLELAGHPPLPDAPGRNLLQGLKPADSDDAPPIDDDELVRDRLRGLGYIG, via the coding sequence ATGAAGATCCTGGTCATCGGCCTCGACGCCGCCGCGCCCGAGATCCTGCTGGGCGACGACCGGCTGGCCACCATCCGGAGCCTGATGGAAGTCGGCTGCTACGGCCGCCTGGAGAGCGTCGTCCCGCCGGCCTCGGAGCCGGCCTGGATGTGCCTGGCGACCGGACAGGACCCCGGCTCGCTGGGCGTCTACGGCTCGCGGAACCGGACCGACCGCTCGTACAAGGCGCCCGGGAGCATCGATGCGCGGTCGATCCAGGCCCCCGCGATCTGGGACCGGGTGGCGGAAAGCGGAGGGCGTTCGATCCTCGTCGGCGTCCCTCCCGACCATCCCCCACGCCCCGTGAACGGCATCGCCGTCGGCGGCCTCTTCACGCCCGACGCGACCGAGGGAGCCTACACCCACCCCCCGGAACTCGCGGCGACGATCGAGAAGCTCGTCGGGACGTATCCGGTCGACGCCGGAGGCCTCCGCAGCGACGACGAGGCCGCCCTGCGCGACCAGATCCTCGACGCAAGCCGGAAGCAGTTCGCGCTCGTCCGGCACCTGATCGAGAACGAGCCCTGGGACTACTTCCAGCTTGTCGAGACCGGCCTGGACCGCATCCAGCGCGCCTTCTGGCGACACCACGACCCGGAGCACGTCCTTCACACGCCCGACAGCCCGTTCGCCGACGTGGTCCGGGATTACTACCTTCATCTGGACGGAGAGCTGGCGACGGTCCTGGACCTGCTGACCGAGGACACGCTCGTCCTGGTCGTCTCGGCCCACGGGGCCCGTCGGCCCGACGGCGGCTTCCGCCTCGACGAATGGCTCGTCCGCGAGGGCCTGCTCGCCCTCAAGCCCGATCCCGAGCAGGCGACGCCGGCGGCGGACCTAGACGTCGACTGGGGCCGGACCAGGGCCTGGAGCGAAGCGGGCGATTCCGCCGCCGTCTTCCTGAACGTGAAGGGCCGCGAGCCGGAGGGGACCATCGACCCGGCCGACTACGAGTCCTTTCACGACGAGTTGAAGGCCAGGCTTGAAGCCGTCGCGGGCCCCGACGGCGAGCCCCTTGGGGCGTTGGTCTTCAAGCCCGAGGAGGTCTATCAGACCGTCCGAAACGTGGCCCCCGACCTGATCGTCGACTTCGGCGGCCTCGACGGCTGCAACCCCGCCCAGCACGGCGCGTTCATCCTGGCGAGCCCCCAGCTTCCGCCGTTCGGCGAGATCGAGGGCGCCCGGCTGCTGGACGTCGCGCCGACCCTCCTGGAACTCGCCGGCCACCCCCCCCTGCCCGACGCGCCGGGCCGCAACCTGCTCCAGGGTCTCAAGCCGGCCGACTCCGACGACGCCCCCCCGATCGACGACGACGAACTGGTCCGCGACCGGCTCCGCGGCCTCGGCTATATCGGCTGA
- a CDS encoding molybdopterin-dependent oxidoreductase has product MPPETTVFKNVCPLDCPDTCSMLVTVRNGVAVELKGDPGHPFTRGFLCRKMARYLDRVYSDHRLMHPMKRIGRKGEGRFERISWDEALATIAERFRAVADSPEGPQAILPYSYYGTMGKLQASSLDRRFFHRLGASKLDRTICASAGSLGYEYTLGRGRLGADPLAVPGCKFLVNWGSNTVNTNSHLWSLMIEARKKNGATIVTVDPYRSPTAERSDWHIQPRPGTDAALALGLMHVLWRDGLADEDYLARATVGADLLRERVLNDYPPDRTAAITGLDVETITTFAHRLAREQPSLIRLNYGMQRHHGGGMAVRTIACLPAVVGSWRHAGGGALLSTSGAYNFDDARLARPDLSPAGTRTVNMNQLGEALAGELPGPRVDALYVYNSNPAAVAPNQAKVLRGLAREDLFTVVHELFATDTVDYADVVLPATSQLEHVDVHGSYGHHEVMYNPRSIEPRGECRSNNDVFRALAARLGFEPESFPDDETLMREALDGGPTLHGVTLERLEAEGSVRLNLPEAFAPFADGVFPTPSGKCELYSERMARDGLDPLPTYIPPLEDPQTRPDLAARFPIQLLSPPRPQFLNSTFANSPRHRDAAGEPTVEMAAEDAQARGVADGDRVEVFNARGSFQARVALTGGVRPGVAVAAGIYWSKLSPGRSNANATTSSALSDMGGGATFFDNLVQIRPIDEPTP; this is encoded by the coding sequence GTGCCCCCCGAAACGACCGTCTTCAAGAACGTCTGCCCGCTCGACTGTCCGGACACGTGCAGCATGCTGGTCACGGTGCGGAACGGGGTCGCGGTCGAGTTGAAGGGGGACCCGGGCCATCCTTTCACGCGCGGGTTCCTCTGTCGGAAGATGGCCCGATATCTCGATCGGGTGTACAGCGACCATCGGCTGATGCACCCTATGAAGCGGATCGGCCGCAAGGGCGAGGGTCGGTTCGAACGGATCTCCTGGGACGAGGCCCTCGCGACCATCGCCGAGCGCTTCCGGGCCGTCGCCGACTCGCCCGAAGGCCCGCAGGCGATCCTGCCGTACAGCTACTACGGGACGATGGGGAAACTCCAGGCGAGCAGCCTCGATCGGCGGTTCTTCCACCGCCTGGGCGCGTCGAAGCTCGACCGGACGATCTGCGCCTCGGCCGGGTCGCTCGGCTATGAGTACACCCTGGGCCGGGGACGCCTGGGCGCCGATCCCCTCGCGGTCCCGGGCTGCAAGTTCCTTGTGAACTGGGGCTCGAACACGGTCAACACCAACTCGCATCTGTGGAGCCTGATGATCGAGGCCCGGAAGAAGAACGGCGCGACCATCGTCACCGTCGACCCCTACCGAAGCCCGACCGCCGAACGCTCCGACTGGCACATCCAGCCCCGCCCCGGCACCGACGCCGCGCTCGCCCTCGGCCTGATGCACGTCCTCTGGCGCGACGGCCTCGCCGACGAGGACTACCTCGCCCGCGCGACCGTCGGCGCGGACCTTCTCCGCGAGCGCGTGCTGAACGACTATCCTCCCGACCGCACGGCCGCGATCACCGGCCTGGACGTGGAGACGATCACGACGTTCGCGCATCGCCTGGCGCGGGAGCAGCCGTCGCTGATCCGGCTGAACTACGGCATGCAGCGCCACCACGGCGGCGGCATGGCCGTGCGGACGATCGCCTGCCTACCCGCTGTGGTCGGCTCGTGGCGACACGCCGGCGGCGGGGCCTTGCTCTCCACCAGCGGCGCGTACAACTTCGACGACGCCAGGCTCGCCCGCCCCGACCTGTCCCCCGCCGGGACTCGAACCGTCAACATGAACCAGCTCGGCGAGGCCCTGGCCGGCGAACTCCCCGGCCCCCGCGTCGACGCGCTCTACGTCTACAACAGCAACCCGGCGGCCGTCGCCCCCAACCAGGCGAAGGTGCTCCGGGGGCTCGCCCGCGAGGACCTGTTCACCGTCGTCCACGAACTGTTCGCGACCGACACCGTCGACTACGCGGACGTCGTCCTCCCCGCCACGTCGCAGCTCGAACACGTCGACGTCCACGGCTCGTACGGCCACCATGAAGTGATGTACAACCCGCGTTCCATCGAGCCTCGGGGCGAGTGCCGCTCGAACAACGACGTCTTCCGCGCCCTGGCCGCGCGGCTGGGCTTCGAGCCCGAGTCCTTCCCCGACGACGAGACGCTGATGCGCGAGGCTCTCGACGGCGGCCCCACGCTCCACGGCGTGACGCTCGAACGGCTGGAGGCCGAGGGCTCGGTCCGGCTGAACCTCCCCGAAGCCTTCGCGCCGTTCGCCGACGGCGTCTTCCCCACCCCGTCGGGCAAGTGCGAGCTGTATTCCGAACGGATGGCCCGCGACGGCCTCGACCCGCTGCCGACCTACATCCCGCCGCTCGAAGACCCGCAAACGCGGCCCGACCTGGCCGCCCGGTTCCCGATCCAGCTCCTGAGCCCGCCCCGCCCGCAGTTCCTCAACTCCACGTTCGCGAACTCCCCCCGCCACCGCGACGCCGCCGGCGAGCCGACCGTCGAGATGGCCGCCGAGGACGCCCAGGCGCGGGGCGTGGCCGACGGGGACCGAGTGGAGGTCTTCAACGCACGTGGCTCCTTCCAGGCCCGCGTCGCCCTCACCGGCGGCGTCCGCCCCGGCGTCGCCGTCGCCGCCGGGATCTACTGGAGCAAGCTCTCCCCCGGCCGTTCCAACGCCAACGCCACGACCTCCTCCGCCCTCTCCGACATGGGAGGCGGCGCCACCTTCTTCGACAACCTCGTCCAGATCCGCCCGATCGACGAGCCGACTCCCTAA
- a CDS encoding CHC2 zinc finger domain-containing protein, with protein sequence MPSAFTVRAPTPRLNWEAIKDRIDLEAVAVDLLGDPPGRKGGGRLWWPCPFHDDRNPSFVVDPDWGRWKCFGCGEHGDAAALAMRLNRSTFPEAVRRVAELSGLLPSGGSHRPMLRPTPAKAPARPSERPSGLPPADALALVKDAARRLWEPEGAAALAYLHRRGLEDDAIRAARLGYVDSVAIPTKGGDRSYRASGIVLPWFDGERLALVKIRRPEGEKPKYVEAFRDRPRIYPGPEAIQSGRPLIVVEGEFDALLMAQQLPDVASVVTLGSASARPDSSILGAMLAAPRWFIATDADDAGDKAATGWPSRAVRVRPPEGCNDWTEVHAGGFSRIRYLWGRWLPMSVPWEELEPLRWGPASTDTDAYEAAERLAIQAEGDEPDKTDLLKRSFE encoded by the coding sequence ATGCCTTCCGCTTTCACCGTCCGCGCTCCGACGCCGCGTCTCAACTGGGAGGCCATCAAAGACCGCATCGACCTGGAGGCCGTGGCCGTCGATCTACTCGGGGACCCCCCCGGCCGGAAGGGAGGAGGCCGCCTGTGGTGGCCCTGCCCGTTCCACGACGACCGCAACCCGTCGTTCGTCGTCGATCCCGACTGGGGCCGCTGGAAGTGCTTCGGATGCGGCGAGCATGGCGACGCCGCCGCCCTGGCGATGCGGCTGAACCGATCGACGTTCCCCGAGGCCGTCCGTCGCGTGGCCGAGCTGTCCGGACTCTTGCCCTCGGGGGGGAGTCATCGGCCGATGCTCCGACCGACGCCCGCCAAGGCCCCCGCGAGGCCCTCGGAGCGGCCGTCCGGCCTTCCCCCGGCCGACGCCCTGGCGCTGGTGAAAGACGCCGCCCGTCGACTCTGGGAGCCCGAGGGGGCCGCCGCGCTGGCCTACCTGCACCGTCGCGGCCTGGAAGACGACGCGATCCGCGCCGCCCGGCTGGGATACGTCGATTCCGTGGCGATCCCGACCAAGGGGGGCGACCGATCCTATCGAGCGTCCGGGATCGTCCTGCCCTGGTTCGACGGGGAGCGTCTGGCGCTGGTCAAGATCCGCCGACCCGAGGGGGAGAAGCCGAAGTACGTCGAAGCCTTCCGCGACCGTCCGAGGATCTACCCCGGCCCCGAGGCGATTCAATCCGGCCGTCCGCTGATCGTGGTCGAAGGCGAATTCGACGCCCTCTTGATGGCCCAACAGCTTCCCGACGTGGCGTCCGTGGTCACGCTGGGATCGGCGTCGGCCCGGCCCGATTCGAGCATCCTCGGGGCGATGCTGGCCGCGCCGCGATGGTTCATCGCCACCGACGCCGACGACGCGGGGGACAAGGCCGCGACCGGCTGGCCGTCCCGAGCCGTGCGGGTTCGGCCCCCCGAGGGATGCAACGATTGGACCGAGGTTCACGCGGGCGGATTCAGCCGGATTCGCTACCTCTGGGGGCGATGGCTGCCCATGTCTGTCCCCTGGGAGGAACTAGAGCCGCTGCGCTGGGGACCGGCGTCGACCGATACCGACGCCTACGAAGCCGCCGAACGACTGGCGATCCAGGCCGAGGGTGACGAACCCGACAAGACCGACCTCCTAAAAAGGAGCTTTGAATGA
- a CDS encoding alkaline phosphatase family protein: MDGALSGAAIHKVIVIGLDGLEPSLVEPMLARGELPHLERLAGTAGLARVATTAPAQTPVAWSTFATGVNPGGHGVFDFLRRDPATYRIDSGLNHYEQKNALLPPKAVNQRRGTTVWDLLTAAGVPSTVLRCPCSYPPDRLRGSLLAGMGVPDLRGGFGTSTYYTAEPDAAARESENLVALADDGLGPVTTHVIGPRNPKTRADHRVEVQLVRASEAGVLTIRSPGEPRELHVREGEWSGWLKVKFKLGPLQSAHGLVRFLLIRRDPTILLYASPVNFDPAAPLFPISAPPEFARKLADGVGKFHTAGFVEDHNGLINERISEEQFLAQCDDAWRERRAMMEHELARFDSGLFYCLFDTPDRVQHMLWRFREPEHPANRGRPETPALATAIEDHYRRSDEVVGQALDHVDDRTLLVVLSDHGFSSFQRQFHLNSWLHREGLLALKPGIAPGHEAGEFLQGIDWEKTRAYAMGLSGVFLNLQGREGRGIVAAEDAEPLRRAIAEKLTGVRDDERGRTAVRSARPRDRVYSGPHVDEAPDVIVDYAPGHRVSWSSSMGGVAGSLHEDNVKKWSGDHCIDPAATPGVLLMNRTFRREGPSLVDLAPTILDAFGVEKGPLMEGSSLKP; this comes from the coding sequence TTGGACGGAGCCTTGAGCGGCGCGGCGATTCACAAGGTCATCGTGATCGGCCTGGACGGCCTGGAGCCGAGCCTCGTCGAACCGATGCTGGCGCGCGGCGAACTGCCCCACCTCGAGCGGCTGGCCGGGACGGCCGGGCTCGCGCGGGTGGCGACGACCGCCCCCGCCCAGACCCCCGTCGCCTGGTCGACGTTCGCCACGGGGGTCAACCCCGGCGGGCACGGCGTGTTCGACTTCCTCCGGCGCGACCCCGCCACCTACCGGATCGACAGCGGGCTGAACCACTACGAGCAGAAGAACGCCCTGCTCCCCCCGAAGGCCGTCAACCAGCGGCGCGGGACGACGGTCTGGGACCTCCTCACGGCGGCCGGCGTCCCCTCGACGGTCCTCCGGTGCCCCTGCTCCTATCCGCCCGACCGCCTCCGCGGCTCGCTGCTCGCCGGCATGGGCGTCCCCGACCTCCGAGGCGGGTTCGGCACCTCGACGTACTACACCGCCGAGCCCGACGCCGCGGCCCGCGAGAGCGAGAATCTCGTGGCCCTGGCGGACGACGGCCTCGGCCCGGTCACCACCCACGTGATCGGCCCCCGGAATCCCAAAACCCGCGCCGACCATCGCGTGGAGGTCCAGCTCGTCCGGGCCTCCGAGGCCGGCGTCCTGACGATCCGGTCGCCGGGCGAGCCCCGCGAGCTTCACGTCCGCGAGGGCGAGTGGAGCGGCTGGCTCAAGGTCAAGTTCAAGCTCGGCCCGCTCCAGTCGGCCCACGGCCTGGTCCGCTTCCTGCTCATCCGACGCGATCCGACGATCCTCCTGTACGCCTCCCCCGTCAACTTCGACCCTGCCGCCCCACTCTTCCCGATCAGCGCCCCGCCCGAGTTCGCTCGCAAGCTGGCTGACGGCGTGGGCAAGTTCCACACGGCCGGGTTCGTCGAGGACCACAACGGACTCATCAACGAACGCATCTCCGAGGAGCAGTTCCTGGCCCAGTGCGACGACGCCTGGCGAGAGCGCAGGGCGATGATGGAGCACGAGTTGGCGCGGTTCGATTCGGGCCTGTTCTACTGCCTGTTCGACACGCCCGACCGGGTCCAACATATGCTCTGGCGTTTCCGGGAGCCCGAGCACCCCGCGAACCGAGGCCGGCCCGAGACCCCCGCGCTGGCGACGGCGATCGAGGATCACTACCGCCGGAGCGACGAGGTCGTCGGCCAGGCGCTCGACCACGTCGATGACCGGACGCTCCTGGTCGTCCTCAGCGACCACGGCTTCAGCAGCTTCCAGCGCCAGTTCCACCTCAACTCCTGGCTCCATCGCGAGGGGCTCCTGGCCCTGAAGCCGGGCATCGCCCCGGGCCACGAGGCGGGCGAGTTCCTCCAGGGGATCGACTGGGAGAAGACGCGGGCGTACGCGATGGGCCTCAGCGGCGTGTTCCTCAACCTGCAAGGCCGCGAGGGCCGCGGGATCGTCGCCGCCGAGGACGCCGAGCCGCTCCGGCGCGCGATCGCCGAGAAGCTGACGGGCGTCCGCGACGACGAGCGGGGCCGCACGGCGGTGCGGTCGGCCCGGCCTCGCGATCGCGTCTACTCCGGCCCCCATGTGGACGAGGCCCCGGACGTGATCGTCGACTATGCGCCGGGGCATCGCGTCTCCTGGTCCTCCTCGATGGGGGGCGTGGCCGGCTCGCTGCACGAGGACAACGTCAAGAAGTGGTCCGGCGACCATTGCATCGACCCCGCCGCGACGCCGGGCGTCCTGCTGATGAACCGAACCTTCCGCCGCGAAGGCCCGAGCCTGGTCGACCTGGCGCCCACCATCCTCGACGCGTTCGGGGTCGAGAAGGGCCCGCTGATGGAAGGGAGCTCGCTGAAGCCATGA